In the genome of Neovison vison isolate M4711 chromosome 3, ASM_NN_V1, whole genome shotgun sequence, one region contains:
- the LOC122903296 gene encoding 40S ribosomal protein S24-like gives MNDTVTIWTRKFMTNRLIQRKQMDISMDINNDVLHPGKATVPNTEIREKLAKMYKTTPDVIFVFGFRTHFGGGKTTGFGMIYDSLDYAKKNEPKHRLARHGLYEKKKTSRKQQKECKNRVKKFRGTTKANVGAGKK, from the coding sequence ATGAACGATACAGTAACTATCTGGACCAGGAAGTTCATGACCAATCGACTAATTCAGCGTAAACAAATGGACATCAGTATGGACATCAATAATGATGTCCTTCATCCTGGAAAGGCAACAGTACCTAACACAGAAATTCGGGAAAAACTAGCCAAAATGTACAAGACCACACCAGATGTCATATTTGTATTTGGATTCAGAACCCATTTTGGTGGTGGCAAGACAACTGGCTTTGGCATGATTTATGATTCCTTGgattatgcaaagaaaaatgaacccaaacaTAGACTTGCAAGACATGGTCTgtatgagaagaaaaagacctcaagaaaacagcaaaaagaatGCAAGAACAGAGTGAAGAAATTCAGGGGGACTACAAAAGCCAATGTTGGTGCTGGCAAAAAGTGA